The following coding sequences are from one Verrucosispora sp. WMMD573 window:
- a CDS encoding site-specific integrase gives MPARARANGEGSIFPYRNGFAAYVWVTKPDGKRTRKYVYGKTRDAVHDKWIKLHQQAKAGPVATSVPTVGSFLAYWLTEIIEPNRAPLTFATYETFVRRYLSPGLGTKRLDRLQARDVQTWLNQVARTCQCCAQGKDAARRKEKRRCCAVGRCCQAVPSTRTVSDIRAALRAALTHAQAEDLITRNPAVPVTLATVRRRRGKSWSSDEARRFLESARADADPLYAAYALVLVTGLRKGEALGLTWADVDLDAGELTIGRQLQRVRGQLLHRDTKTQASDATLPLPDICLTALKLRQQQRDEARAAAGKAWHDNDLVFTTRYGTPIEPRNFQRSWQTRCDKAATKPITVHDARRTCATLLADLDVHPRVAMQILRHARFSVTMEIYTQVSSKATRDALKRLGDSLAQ, from the coding sequence ATGCCCGCCCGCGCCCGCGCCAACGGCGAAGGCTCGATCTTCCCCTACCGCAACGGCTTCGCCGCGTACGTCTGGGTCACCAAGCCCGACGGCAAGCGCACCCGCAAGTACGTCTACGGCAAGACCCGCGACGCCGTCCACGACAAGTGGATCAAACTGCACCAACAGGCCAAGGCCGGACCCGTGGCGACCAGCGTGCCGACCGTCGGCAGCTTCCTCGCCTACTGGCTGACCGAGATCATCGAGCCGAACCGGGCGCCGCTGACCTTCGCCACCTACGAGACGTTCGTCCGTCGCTACCTCTCCCCCGGCCTCGGCACCAAGCGACTCGACCGGCTCCAGGCACGCGACGTGCAGACCTGGCTCAACCAGGTGGCTCGCACCTGCCAGTGCTGCGCCCAGGGCAAGGACGCCGCCCGCCGCAAGGAGAAGCGGCGCTGCTGCGCGGTCGGCCGGTGCTGTCAGGCGGTCCCGTCGACGCGCACGGTCAGCGACATCCGGGCCGCGCTGCGGGCCGCCCTCACCCACGCCCAGGCCGAAGACCTCATCACCCGCAACCCGGCCGTCCCGGTCACCCTCGCCACCGTCCGCCGGCGGCGGGGCAAGTCCTGGTCCAGCGACGAGGCCCGTAGGTTCCTCGAATCCGCCCGCGCCGACGCCGATCCGCTCTACGCCGCGTACGCCCTGGTCCTCGTCACCGGCCTACGTAAAGGCGAAGCCCTCGGCCTCACCTGGGCCGACGTCGACCTCGACGCCGGAGAGCTGACCATCGGCCGGCAACTGCAACGCGTACGCGGGCAACTCCTTCACCGCGACACCAAGACCCAGGCGTCCGACGCCACCCTGCCCCTGCCCGACATCTGCCTGACCGCTCTCAAGCTCAGACAGCAACAACGCGACGAGGCACGAGCAGCCGCCGGCAAGGCGTGGCACGACAACGACCTGGTGTTCACCACCCGCTACGGCACACCCATCGAGCCGCGCAACTTTCAGCGTTCCTGGCAGACCCGCTGCGACAAGGCCGCAACGAAGCCGATCACTGTGCACGACGCGCGGCGGACCTGCGCCACCCTCCTGGCCGACCTCGACGTCCACCCGCGAGTCGCCATGCAGATCCTCCGGCACGCCCGCTTCTCCGTAACGATGGAGATCTACACCCAGGTCTCATCCAAGGCGACCCGGGACGCCCTCAAGCGCCTCGGCGATTCACTCGCGCAATAG
- a CDS encoding excisionase family DNA-binding protein, which translates to MTRPLTPRWYSPAEVAVLLGFGISKVKMKIATGELRSIKDGKYRRILPEWVDDYIREQIDRQEAA; encoded by the coding sequence ATGACCCGACCCCTCACCCCACGCTGGTACTCCCCCGCCGAGGTCGCCGTCCTACTCGGCTTCGGCATCTCCAAGGTCAAGATGAAGATCGCCACCGGTGAACTGCGTTCCATCAAGGACGGCAAGTACCGCCGCATCCTCCCCGAATGGGTCGACGACTACATCCGCGAGCAGATCGACCGGCAGGAGGCCGCCTGA
- a CDS encoding replication initiator encodes MSTLHRPGVAAGRDAQALHRAAIPDYFGWLEHTRTAGGCARPIRLTGTMTAVDRDTGRVLGEQHTDELPDRVLYKACGNRRAAQCADCSWVYAGDAFQVVRCGLTGGKTVPASVSRHPVVFATFTAPSFGPVHHRNVPLHTCADRRHCDCRPAPCHARRDAVTCPHGRPGACFVRHDGADPQLGRPLCLDCYDHDHQVIWNVFAGELWRRTKQAVERQLAALCRRRGIPRVEVVTDSGRVRRVPPVRVSHGKVAEMQRRGAVHFHVLLRLDGVDPGDRHALVPPPAGITVDDLDAAVHAAARQITFATPPHPDRPQGWAIAWGEQVDVRRIGTGDGDVTDARVAAYLAKYATKATEVTGHCSTRLTPGTVDSYADPEGDHLARLIDACWRLGRPTRHRTSDTASQAEDRQGDLDTTLHPYGGLRRWAHMLGYGGHFLTKARRYSVTFGLLRDTRATYRRADDGSVTVGTLAFVGSGWLTDGDALLANTAAAQHRERRRVGREELAHELWSGVAA; translated from the coding sequence GTGTCCACCCTGCACCGTCCCGGCGTCGCCGCCGGACGTGACGCCCAGGCCCTGCACCGGGCCGCCATCCCTGACTACTTCGGCTGGTTGGAGCACACCCGGACCGCCGGGGGTTGTGCCCGTCCGATCCGGCTGACCGGCACCATGACCGCCGTCGACCGGGACACCGGGCGGGTCCTGGGCGAGCAGCACACCGACGAGTTGCCCGATCGGGTGCTCTACAAGGCGTGCGGCAACCGGCGTGCCGCCCAGTGCGCGGACTGCTCCTGGGTCTACGCCGGTGATGCCTTCCAGGTCGTCCGTTGTGGCTTGACCGGCGGCAAGACCGTCCCCGCCTCGGTGTCCCGGCACCCGGTCGTCTTCGCCACCTTCACCGCGCCGTCGTTCGGCCCGGTCCACCACCGGAACGTACCCCTCCACACCTGTGCCGACCGGCGGCACTGCGACTGCCGACCGGCCCCCTGCCACGCCCGCCGTGACGCTGTCACCTGCCCGCACGGGCGGCCCGGGGCCTGCTTCGTCCGTCACGACGGTGCCGATCCGCAGCTCGGTCGGCCGCTCTGCCTGGACTGCTACGACCACGATCACCAGGTCATCTGGAACGTCTTCGCCGGTGAGCTGTGGCGACGCACCAAGCAGGCTGTCGAACGCCAGCTCGCCGCCCTCTGCCGCCGACGCGGCATCCCGAGGGTCGAGGTCGTCACCGACTCGGGCCGGGTTCGGCGGGTGCCGCCAGTGCGGGTGTCGCACGGGAAGGTCGCCGAGATGCAGCGCCGGGGCGCGGTGCACTTCCATGTCCTGCTGCGTCTCGACGGGGTCGACCCCGGTGACCGGCACGCCCTGGTCCCGCCACCGGCCGGGATCACCGTGGACGACCTCGACGCCGCCGTGCACGCCGCCGCCCGGCAGATCACCTTCGCCACCCCGCCGCATCCCGACCGGCCACAGGGTTGGGCGATCGCCTGGGGCGAGCAGGTCGACGTGCGCCGCATCGGCACCGGCGACGGGGACGTGACCGACGCCAGGGTGGCCGCCTACCTGGCCAAGTACGCCACCAAGGCCACCGAGGTCACCGGCCACTGCTCCACCCGACTCACCCCGGGCACCGTCGACTCCTACGCCGATCCGGAGGGCGACCACCTGGCCCGGCTCATCGACGCCTGCTGGCGACTCGGCCGCCCCACCCGGCACCGCACCAGCGACACCGCTTCCCAGGCCGAGGACCGTCAAGGCGACCTTGACACCACACTCCATCCCTACGGCGGGCTGCGACGGTGGGCGCACATGCTCGGCTACGGCGGGCACTTCCTCACTAAGGCCCGCCGCTACTCGGTCACCTTCGGGCTGCTCCGCGACACCCGCGCCACCTACCGCCGCGCCGATGACGGCTCCGTCACCGTCGGCACCCTGGCCTTCGTCGGCTCCGGATGGCTGACCGACGGGGACGCACTGCTCGCCAACACCGCCGCCGCCCAGCACCGGGAACGCCGCCGCGTCGGCCGGGAGGAACTCGCCCACGAGCTGTGGTCGGGGGTGGCGGCATGA